In Solanum pennellii chromosome 3, SPENNV200, a single window of DNA contains:
- the LOC107013184 gene encoding uncharacterized protein LOC107013184, with protein MIFLRHHLDEGLKIEYLTVKDPLESWTDLKGIYDHLKATVLPRARYEWMHLRFQDFKTVIEYNSVVFRITSQLKLCGETIKDEDMLKKTVTTFHASNVILQQQYREKGFQKYSELISCLLVAKQHNALLLKNHEARPTGAAPLSEANVVEAHDQSEVKRDDHWGYNNARGRGKDKRRYTNRQGGGHNKRENNISSQNNPSKNNCRRCGMKDHWKNECRTHEHFVRLYQNSFKKKGNKSGASSSNARAESHMTLKDDDKPGTSQKYDKDVEANLALKDDVFDGLGDITHMEVDDFFGDRN; from the coding sequence ATGATTTTCCTTCGTCATCATCTTGATGAGGGCCTGAAGATTGAATATCTGACGGTAAAAGATCCACTTGAATCGTGGACTGATTTAAAGGGGATATATGACCACCTAAAGGCAACAGTGTTGCCAAGAGCTCGTTATGAGTGGATGCATTTACGGTTTCAAGATTTTAAGACCGTAATTGAATACAACTCTGTTGTATTCAGGATAACCTCCCAGTTAAAATTATGTGGGGAGACTATAAAAGATGAGGACATGTTGAAAAAGACAGTTACTACTTTCCATGCCTCAAATGTGATATTGCAGCAGCAATATCGTGAAAAGGGTTTTCAGAAATATTCTGAACTAATCTCATGTCTTTTGGTGGCTAAGCAACATAATgctcttttattgaaaaatcatgaagctCGTCCCACTGGAGCTGCTCCATTATCGGAGGCAAATGTGGTGGAAGCACATGATCAATCTGAAGTAAAAAGAGATGATCATTGGGGCTATAATAATGCACGGGGACGTGGCAAAGATAAAAGACGATACACTAATCGTCAAGGTGGTGGTCATAATAAAAGGGAGAACAACATAAGTTCTCAAAATAACCCCTCAAAAAATAATTGTCGTCGTTGTGGCATGAAAGACCATTGGAAGAATGAATGTCGCACACATGAGCATTTTGTAAGGCTCTATCAAAATTCCtttaaaaagaaaggaaataaaagtggtGCTTCCTCTTCCAATGCTCGAGCTGAGTCACATATGACTCTTAAAGATGATGATAAGCCGGGAACATCTCAGAAATATGATAAGGATGTTGAAGCAAATTTGGCTTTAAAGGATGATGTTTTTGATGGCCTTGGTGACATTACTCATATGGAAGTTGATGACTTCTTTGGAGATCGAAACTGA